One Dethiosulfovibrio faecalis DNA window includes the following coding sequences:
- a CDS encoding glucan biosynthesis protein: protein MIFIERLKFFRRIILSALLGAACLSVSGPAIAEEATSGDLSGDVFSFRVLRDMAEELASSDFEDPEGVVPGFLLDLSYDDWRKIRFNPEESLWRGDNLPFEVQFFHPGLFYNRFVRVNVVDEGRVEPVAFSSDMFEYGDSSLADRVAAVSMDFAGFRVHHHLNKDDYKDEVAVFLGASYFRAVAKGVQYGLSARGLAVDTALQSGEEFPYFREFWLDRPKASDDVMTVYALLDSPGMTGAYRFVIDPGETTELDVSCDLFLRRDVAKLGIAPLTSMFLYGENDNGRPGDFRPEVHDSDGLLTCDSEGKWLWRPLCNPRRLSLSSVEMADPGGFGLVQRDADFDHYQDLEARYERRPSLWIEPAEGWGKGRVELVEIPTNSEIHDNVVAYWIPDKMKAAEGEAPTYPKKLYFSYRMSWMAPGEAVHPLGRVVATRMADGGDPKTVRFVVDFEGGLLDDIPEDGPLSSIVYVGDGAKLVDKQLVKNDVTGGWRLSFRVTSGVDESLRALFPSMGNRPVVELSALLKKGENLTEPLTETWTYEWRP from the coding sequence TTGATTTTTATCGAAAGACTCAAGTTTTTCCGTAGGATAATACTGTCGGCCCTTTTAGGGGCGGCCTGTCTGTCGGTCTCGGGGCCGGCTATAGCGGAGGAGGCGACGTCGGGAGATCTGTCCGGCGACGTCTTCTCCTTCCGTGTATTGAGGGATATGGCGGAGGAGCTGGCCTCCTCGGATTTCGAGGATCCGGAAGGGGTCGTGCCGGGTTTTCTGCTGGATCTCAGCTACGACGATTGGAGAAAGATCCGCTTTAACCCGGAAGAGTCCCTCTGGAGAGGGGATAATCTGCCTTTCGAGGTCCAGTTCTTTCACCCGGGGTTGTTCTACAATCGTTTCGTCAGGGTGAACGTGGTGGACGAGGGAAGGGTCGAGCCTGTGGCCTTCTCCTCCGATATGTTCGAATACGGCGACAGCTCCTTGGCCGATAGGGTTGCGGCGGTCTCCATGGATTTCGCAGGCTTCAGGGTCCATCACCATCTCAACAAAGACGACTACAAGGACGAGGTGGCGGTTTTCCTCGGCGCCAGTTATTTCAGGGCGGTGGCGAAAGGGGTTCAGTACGGGCTCTCCGCTCGGGGACTGGCTGTGGACACGGCGTTGCAGTCCGGCGAGGAGTTTCCCTATTTCAGGGAGTTCTGGCTGGACAGGCCGAAGGCTAGCGATGACGTTATGACCGTCTACGCCCTTTTGGACAGTCCCGGAATGACCGGAGCCTATCGTTTCGTGATAGATCCCGGGGAGACCACCGAGCTGGACGTTTCATGCGATCTGTTTCTTCGTAGGGACGTGGCCAAGCTGGGGATAGCCCCCCTTACCAGCATGTTCCTGTACGGAGAAAACGACAACGGACGGCCCGGCGACTTCCGTCCCGAGGTCCACGATTCGGATGGCCTGCTGACTTGTGACTCGGAGGGCAAGTGGCTCTGGCGTCCACTGTGCAATCCGAGACGGCTCTCCCTGTCCTCCGTCGAGATGGCCGATCCCGGCGGTTTCGGACTGGTCCAGAGAGACGCCGATTTCGACCATTATCAGGACCTGGAGGCCCGATACGAGAGACGTCCGTCTCTGTGGATAGAGCCTGCCGAGGGATGGGGAAAGGGTCGGGTCGAGCTGGTGGAGATTCCCACGAACAGCGAGATCCACGATAACGTGGTGGCCTACTGGATACCGGACAAGATGAAAGCAGCCGAGGGAGAGGCCCCGACCTATCCGAAAAAGCTCTACTTCTCCTATCGCATGAGCTGGATGGCTCCCGGAGAGGCGGTCCACCCTCTGGGACGTGTGGTAGCCACCAGAATGGCCGACGGAGGGGACCCCAAGACGGTTCGCTTCGTGGTGGATTTCGAGGGAGGGCTCCTGGACGATATCCCCGAGGACGGACCTCTGTCCAGCATAGTCTACGTCGGGGATGGAGCCAAGCTGGTGGACAAGCAGCTAGTGAAAAACGACGTTACAGGGGGCTGGAGACTCTCCTTCAGGGTGACCTCCGGCGTCGACGAGTCACTCAGGGCGCTGTTCCCCTCGATGGGAAACCGCCCCGTCGTAGAGCTGTCCGCACTGCTGAAAAAAGGGGAGAACCTGACCGAACCCCTCACGGAGACCTGGACCTATGAGTGGCGTCCTTAA
- a CDS encoding sulfurtransferase, with protein sequence MRNLKYIAMCVFAVLCASVAFASSVGIVDQTYVKEHVGKPGFVLVDVRSPKVFNGESPKKGIKGGHIPGAIDVFDKEFDSMTQAQLDSMGLTKDVTVITYCNSGKRSGVIAEKMVEMGYESVKNYKGGIIDWQKDPSNPIEPIAK encoded by the coding sequence GTGAGAAATCTGAAGTATATCGCTATGTGTGTCTTTGCGGTTCTCTGTGCCTCCGTGGCCTTTGCGTCTTCGGTGGGAATAGTCGATCAGACTTACGTCAAGGAGCATGTCGGCAAGCCGGGATTCGTTCTGGTGGACGTGAGATCTCCGAAGGTTTTCAACGGTGAATCTCCCAAGAAAGGCATAAAGGGAGGCCATATCCCTGGAGCCATCGACGTTTTCGACAAAGAATTCGACTCAATGACCCAGGCCCAGCTCGATTCCATGGGTCTGACGAAGGATGTCACCGTGATAACCTACTGCAACAGCGGCAAGAGAAGCGGGGTCATAGCCGAGAAGATGGTCGAGATGGGCTACGAGTCGGTGAAGAACTACAAGGGAGGCATAATCGACTGGCAGAAAGATCCCTCCAATCCGATCGAACCGATAGCGAAGTAG
- a CDS encoding Na+/H+ antiporter NhaC family protein has protein sequence MISEKKESGRGLAFLPLLVFVFVYLATGVILAAKGVDKAFYQLPSPVAVIIGIVAAFFIVKGTVDEKFDMLVKGCGDSNIVIMCLIYLLAGAFTTVSREIGGVDAVVDMGMAVLSPKYASAGLFVISAFIATATGTSVGTVVAMTPIGVGIAQAGGLNVTLAVGAVIGGCMFGDNLSIISDTTIAATRTQGVRMKDKFNVNAAIAIPAAVVTIVLLVIYGSPETVVPAGEYSYDFVKVLPYIFVLVSALGGMNVFVVLTGGILFSGAIGLWNHTFSMLGYSQAIYGGFTGMMDIFLLSMLMGGLARMVERGGGIDWILGKVSQVIGNRKTAELGIAGMVSLTNIATANNTVSILINGELSKQLSLKHGVDPRRTASLLDIFSCVFQGLLPYGAQILIAASLMGSGANPLSLISSCWYQYILAIFAIISIFVPYADGYIRRHPLEADPD, from the coding sequence ATGATATCGGAAAAGAAGGAATCGGGCAGAGGTCTGGCGTTTCTGCCCCTGTTGGTGTTCGTGTTCGTCTATCTCGCCACGGGGGTCATACTGGCCGCCAAGGGAGTGGACAAGGCCTTCTATCAGCTGCCGTCGCCTGTGGCGGTGATAATCGGGATAGTGGCGGCCTTTTTTATAGTTAAGGGGACCGTGGACGAGAAGTTCGACATGCTCGTCAAGGGATGCGGGGATTCCAACATAGTCATAATGTGCCTGATTTACCTTTTGGCCGGAGCCTTCACCACGGTATCCAGGGAGATCGGAGGGGTCGACGCGGTGGTGGATATGGGCATGGCGGTTCTGTCGCCCAAGTACGCCTCTGCGGGACTTTTCGTGATATCGGCCTTCATAGCCACGGCAACCGGGACCTCCGTCGGGACGGTGGTGGCCATGACTCCCATCGGGGTCGGGATAGCCCAGGCCGGTGGTCTCAACGTGACCCTTGCGGTTGGAGCCGTAATAGGCGGGTGTATGTTCGGCGATAACCTCTCCATAATATCGGACACCACCATTGCCGCCACAAGGACCCAGGGAGTTCGCATGAAGGACAAGTTCAACGTCAACGCCGCCATAGCCATTCCTGCGGCGGTCGTGACCATAGTGCTGCTGGTCATATACGGATCTCCCGAGACGGTCGTGCCGGCCGGGGAATACAGCTACGATTTCGTGAAGGTTCTTCCCTACATCTTCGTTCTGGTCTCGGCTCTGGGAGGCATGAACGTCTTCGTCGTCCTGACCGGAGGGATCCTCTTCTCCGGGGCCATAGGGCTCTGGAACCACACCTTCTCCATGTTGGGGTACTCCCAGGCCATCTACGGAGGCTTTACCGGAATGATGGACATATTCCTGCTGTCGATGCTCATGGGCGGTCTGGCCAGGATGGTCGAACGGGGGGGAGGAATAGACTGGATACTCGGCAAGGTCAGCCAGGTGATAGGGAATCGAAAGACCGCGGAGCTCGGCATAGCTGGGATGGTCTCCCTGACGAACATAGCCACTGCCAACAACACGGTGTCCATCCTCATCAACGGGGAGCTCTCGAAGCAGCTCAGCCTGAAACACGGCGTTGACCCGAGACGCACCGCCTCGTTGCTCGACATATTCTCCTGCGTCTTTCAGGGGCTTCTGCCCTATGGGGCCCAGATATTGATAGCCGCCTCGCTTATGGGGAGCGGAGCGAACCCCCTGTCCCTCATATCGTCCTGCTGGTACCAGTATATATTGGCGATCTTCGCCATAATATCTATCTTCGTTCCCTATGCGGACGGCTATATCAGAAGGCATCCGCTGGAGGCGGACCCCGACTGA
- a CDS encoding uroporphyrinogen decarboxylase family protein, with protein MFKDEMTPKERMTAFAKGEPMDRIPVVPDMGVTKSEFIGVTTKEYYHSAERMAELEIALFDYLHHDSIGISTTLRGMAEAMGSKIGYPEDNISYLLEPVVKDFDDVDRLEPADPRRDGKLPLLLKALEIIKDTLGDVADIGASMTGPFSVAASVVGTENLLKWMVRAPEKVHQVMEVITESNDRYIEAVAQLGLGVGFCDPVSSTSVISPKQFRSFSLPYMKRNVAHVAECTGGRPTMHICGKSRDLWEDCVEAGIGNFSIDNVEDLEDAKNVMGDRVVITGNIPPVDVVANGTVDDVFRSARECIRKAWDSPKGFILCTGCQIPKGTPMENIKAIMDAGREYGRLPIRPELLED; from the coding sequence GTGTTTAAGGATGAGATGACTCCGAAGGAACGGATGACGGCGTTCGCCAAGGGGGAGCCTATGGACCGCATCCCGGTGGTTCCCGACATGGGGGTCACAAAATCGGAGTTCATAGGCGTGACAACCAAGGAATATTACCATTCGGCGGAGAGGATGGCCGAGCTGGAGATAGCCCTGTTCGACTATCTGCACCACGACAGCATAGGCATATCCACAACCTTGAGAGGAATGGCGGAGGCCATGGGGTCCAAGATAGGCTATCCGGAGGACAACATCAGCTATCTGCTGGAGCCGGTGGTGAAGGATTTCGACGACGTGGACCGCCTCGAGCCGGCGGATCCCCGCAGGGACGGCAAGCTCCCTCTGTTGCTCAAGGCCCTGGAGATCATAAAGGACACCCTGGGGGACGTGGCCGACATAGGGGCTTCCATGACAGGGCCCTTCAGCGTGGCCGCTTCCGTGGTGGGGACGGAGAATCTGCTCAAGTGGATGGTCAGGGCCCCCGAGAAGGTGCATCAGGTGATGGAGGTAATAACCGAGTCGAACGATCGCTACATAGAGGCGGTGGCCCAGCTGGGACTGGGGGTGGGGTTCTGCGATCCCGTGTCCTCCACCAGCGTCATAAGTCCCAAGCAGTTCAGGAGCTTCTCCCTGCCCTACATGAAGCGCAACGTGGCCCACGTGGCCGAGTGTACCGGAGGCAGGCCAACCATGCATATCTGCGGGAAGAGCCGGGATCTGTGGGAGGACTGCGTCGAGGCCGGTATAGGGAACTTCTCCATAGACAACGTGGAGGACCTGGAGGACGCCAAGAACGTGATGGGGGACAGGGTCGTTATTACCGGCAACATCCCTCCGGTGGACGTGGTGGCCAACGGGACCGTGGACGACGTGTTCCGGTCCGCCAGGGAGTGCATAAGGAAGGCCTGGGATTCTCCCAAGGGCTTCATCCTCTGCACCGGTTGTCAGATTCCCAAGGGTACTCCCATGGAGAACATCAAGGCGATAATGGACGCAGGACGCGAATACGGCCGGTTGCCGATTCGTCCCGAGCTGTTAGAGGATTAG
- the iadA gene encoding beta-aspartyl-peptidase, whose translation MNEPLCLPPLLVKGGELMTSASTWIRRDLLSVSGKIVVIDGPIDEGSIGICLPYLKVLDAGGCKVVPGFIDQHNHFNGAGGEGGPEFRTPPAELSSFLKAGVTGAVGLLGTDGVSRSLEELLAKARGLEAEGLSTWIYTGSYRIPSPTMTGSTMRDMVLIDKVIGVKMALSDHRCSHPSVQEIRRLVSDVRTAGMLSGKFGVVCVHMGSESSGLGPIREALRGLEVPPGHFVPTHVGRTDDLLKEAVDLVLCGGRADITADGRALAAIEAFLRAGADLSSVTLSSDGNGSLPRFDDRKRLIGMAMGSPRSLMERMKSAVDAGLAPLETVVAMVTSNVADGLGLRGKGRLERGYDSDLVVLTPDLSIRHVVSRGRVMMEDGEVAVKGVFES comes from the coding sequence ATGAACGAGCCTTTATGTCTCCCCCCTCTGTTAGTCAAGGGGGGGGAACTCATGACCTCGGCTTCCACCTGGATTAGGAGAGATCTCCTCTCCGTGTCGGGTAAGATCGTCGTAATCGATGGTCCGATCGACGAGGGATCTATAGGGATTTGTCTCCCCTACCTAAAGGTGCTGGACGCCGGAGGTTGCAAGGTGGTTCCGGGGTTCATAGATCAGCATAACCATTTCAACGGCGCCGGAGGAGAGGGAGGCCCGGAGTTCAGAACCCCTCCTGCCGAGCTTTCGTCATTTTTGAAGGCCGGGGTCACGGGAGCGGTCGGACTGCTCGGTACCGACGGGGTGTCTCGCTCTCTGGAGGAGCTTCTGGCTAAGGCCAGAGGGTTGGAGGCCGAGGGATTGAGCACCTGGATATACACCGGCTCATATCGTATACCCTCTCCCACCATGACCGGATCGACAATGAGGGACATGGTCCTTATAGACAAGGTGATAGGGGTCAAGATGGCCCTGTCGGATCACCGTTGCTCCCACCCCTCGGTCCAGGAGATCAGGCGACTGGTGTCGGACGTCAGGACGGCGGGAATGCTGTCCGGCAAGTTCGGGGTTGTCTGCGTCCATATGGGGTCTGAGAGCTCCGGACTCGGCCCGATCAGGGAGGCCCTTCGAGGATTGGAGGTGCCGCCGGGCCATTTCGTCCCCACCCACGTGGGTCGGACGGACGACCTCCTGAAGGAGGCGGTTGACCTTGTCCTCTGCGGCGGCAGGGCGGACATAACCGCGGACGGTCGGGCTCTTGCCGCCATAGAGGCCTTTTTGAGGGCCGGCGCCGATCTCTCCTCGGTAACCCTCAGTTCCGACGGAAACGGAAGCCTGCCCAGATTCGACGATCGCAAGAGGCTGATCGGAATGGCGATGGGCTCTCCCAGATCCCTTATGGAACGGATGAAGTCGGCGGTGGACGCCGGTCTGGCCCCTCTGGAGACCGTTGTAGCCATGGTCACCTCCAACGTGGCGGACGGCCTTGGGCTGAGAGGAAAGGGCCGTCTGGAACGGGGTTACGACTCGGATCTCGTGGTGTTGACCCCGGATCTGTCCATCCGTCACGTGGTCTCTCGAGGCCGGGTGATGATGGAGGACGGAGAGGTAGCGGTAAAGGGAGTTTTCGAGAGTTAG
- the nhaC gene encoding Na+/H+ antiporter NhaC: protein MSGEKERREVGLQGAVSILVLILLMMIAGKLFLGFDTAILIMMVSVVTSAIYVFGYGFTWGELFDGGVIPMIARASGAILILLTVGPMIAVWMASGTVPYLIYLGLQILTPKTFLASAAIICAMSSVLTGTSWGSAATFGVAFMGIAYGLGVPLPAAAGAVVAGSYFGDKLSPVSDTTVLAAATAEADLIDHIKSMMWTTLPAFLIGLALYAVVGSRSGGEMDMSKIEVILSAIQGSFKLGPVVLIPPVLLLVLAYMRYPTLPVLWVSMIAATPLAMMQGHSLGEIVGIMAKGPSLSTGAEAVDKLLNRGGLSFMAGAVAVVFFAYIFAGQLEFSGTIRTVTTALRERFIKNSVGKFIFSVSLTGIITALGTGNSYLSIIMPGTMYKDLCDDLSIDRKVLSRTLEDSGTVTVAIVPWSAAGIYMSSVLDVPVLQYLPWAVMCYAGALFAWFYGFTGIGIYRNDKGDI from the coding sequence TTGAGTGGTGAAAAAGAGCGCAGAGAGGTAGGGTTACAGGGAGCCGTTTCTATTTTAGTCCTCATTCTTTTGATGATGATAGCAGGAAAGCTGTTCCTCGGTTTCGATACCGCCATATTGATAATGATGGTGTCCGTGGTGACCTCGGCTATCTACGTGTTCGGATACGGTTTTACCTGGGGTGAACTTTTTGATGGAGGAGTAATCCCCATGATAGCCAGGGCTTCCGGAGCCATCCTTATTCTCCTGACGGTAGGTCCTATGATAGCGGTCTGGATGGCCTCTGGTACGGTGCCTTATCTGATATACCTCGGGCTTCAGATACTTACGCCTAAGACCTTCCTTGCCTCGGCGGCGATAATATGCGCTATGTCTTCCGTTTTAACCGGTACGTCGTGGGGGTCGGCGGCCACCTTCGGGGTGGCCTTTATGGGTATCGCCTATGGCTTGGGCGTTCCTCTTCCTGCCGCAGCCGGAGCCGTGGTGGCCGGCTCTTATTTCGGAGATAAGCTCAGTCCGGTCTCGGACACGACGGTGCTTGCGGCTGCGACGGCAGAGGCGGATCTGATAGACCATATCAAGTCGATGATGTGGACTACTCTTCCGGCGTTTTTAATCGGATTGGCCTTGTACGCCGTAGTCGGATCCAGAAGCGGTGGAGAGATGGATATGTCCAAGATAGAGGTCATCCTCTCGGCCATACAGGGCAGCTTCAAACTGGGACCGGTGGTCTTGATCCCGCCCGTGTTGCTGCTGGTCCTGGCCTATATGCGATATCCTACTCTGCCGGTCCTTTGGGTCTCCATGATAGCGGCCACACCTCTGGCGATGATGCAGGGACATTCTCTTGGAGAAATCGTCGGTATCATGGCGAAGGGACCGTCTCTATCCACCGGTGCGGAGGCGGTCGACAAGCTGCTCAATCGAGGAGGGCTTTCCTTCATGGCCGGTGCCGTGGCCGTGGTGTTCTTCGCCTATATCTTTGCGGGGCAGCTTGAGTTCTCCGGTACCATAAGGACCGTTACCACCGCTCTTAGGGAGAGGTTTATAAAGAACAGCGTTGGGAAGTTCATCTTTTCCGTGTCCCTTACGGGGATAATAACCGCTTTGGGAACCGGTAACTCCTATCTGAGCATAATAATGCCCGGAACTATGTACAAGGATCTCTGCGACGACCTGTCGATCGATCGGAAGGTCCTTTCCAGGACTCTGGAGGACTCCGGTACCGTCACGGTAGCGATAGTTCCCTGGTCCGCCGCCGGCATATATATGTCCTCGGTGCTGGACGTCCCGGTGTTGCAGTATCTGCCCTGGGCGGTCATGTGTTACGCCGGAGCTCTATTCGCCTGGTTTTACGGCTTTACCGGCATAGGAATCTACCGCAACGATAAAGGTGATATTTGA
- the hcp gene encoding hydroxylamine reductase — protein MSMFCFQCQETAKNSGCTVRGVCGKPESTANLQDLLIYVLKGIAVWGKKAENLGVLDKSDGLFIAQGLFATITNANWDDDRFVELIGEAIKRRDDLRARFEAAYEEKEGRSFDGSVPDCATWDGSISEYADKALSVGVLATENEDVRSLRELLVIGLKGIAAYGDHAAVLGYEDPKIYGFFMEALDSTTKDLSVDEMIAMVMKAGDFAVQTMALLDRANTETYGKPEITEVDLGVRKNPAILISGHDLRDMEDLLKQTEGTGVDVYTHGEMLPAHYYPAFKKYDHFVGNYGNSWWLQNDEFEAFNGAILMTTNCLVPLKSGNTYKDRLFTTGMTGYPGVVHIPDREDGKPKDFSAVIEKARSCPAPTELETGKIVGGFAHDQVMALADKIVEAVKSGAIKRFVVMAGCDGRHKTRDYYKEVAEALPQDAVILTAGCAKYRYNKLNLGDIGGIPRVLDAGQCNDSYSLAVIALKLKEAFGLEDINELPISYDIAWYEQKAVAVLLALLFLGVKDIRLGPTLPAFLSPNVAKVLVDNFGIRGIGTVEEDVAAIMAGR, from the coding sequence ATGTCCATGTTCTGTTTCCAGTGTCAGGAGACCGCCAAGAACTCGGGTTGCACCGTCAGGGGGGTCTGCGGAAAGCCCGAATCCACCGCCAACCTACAGGATCTTCTGATATACGTCTTAAAGGGGATAGCCGTCTGGGGGAAGAAAGCCGAAAATCTGGGGGTTTTGGATAAATCCGACGGGCTCTTCATAGCCCAGGGACTCTTCGCCACCATAACCAACGCCAACTGGGACGACGACCGCTTCGTCGAGCTCATAGGAGAGGCCATCAAGAGAAGGGACGACCTGAGAGCTCGCTTCGAGGCCGCCTACGAGGAAAAGGAGGGGCGGAGCTTCGACGGTTCCGTTCCGGACTGCGCCACCTGGGACGGCTCCATATCCGAGTACGCCGACAAGGCACTCTCGGTGGGGGTGCTGGCGACGGAGAACGAGGACGTCCGTTCCCTCAGGGAGCTTCTGGTCATAGGCCTTAAGGGGATCGCCGCCTACGGAGACCACGCCGCCGTTCTGGGCTACGAGGATCCGAAGATCTACGGCTTCTTCATGGAGGCCCTGGACTCCACCACGAAGGACCTGTCTGTGGACGAGATGATCGCCATGGTCATGAAGGCCGGCGATTTCGCTGTACAGACGATGGCCCTGCTGGACAGGGCCAACACCGAGACCTACGGCAAGCCGGAGATCACCGAGGTAGATCTGGGGGTCCGGAAAAATCCGGCCATACTTATCAGCGGCCACGACCTGAGAGACATGGAGGACCTGCTCAAGCAGACCGAGGGGACCGGCGTGGACGTCTACACCCACGGGGAGATGCTTCCGGCCCACTACTACCCTGCCTTCAAGAAGTACGACCATTTCGTGGGGAACTACGGCAACTCCTGGTGGCTTCAGAACGACGAGTTCGAGGCCTTCAACGGGGCCATTCTCATGACCACCAACTGCCTTGTGCCCCTGAAGTCGGGCAACACCTACAAGGACAGGCTCTTCACCACCGGCATGACCGGTTATCCCGGAGTGGTCCACATCCCCGACAGGGAGGACGGAAAGCCCAAGGATTTCTCCGCCGTGATAGAGAAGGCCAGGTCCTGTCCGGCCCCGACAGAGCTGGAGACGGGAAAGATAGTCGGAGGGTTCGCCCACGATCAGGTGATGGCTCTGGCGGACAAGATCGTGGAAGCCGTGAAGAGCGGCGCTATCAAGCGCTTCGTCGTCATGGCCGGATGCGACGGCCGTCACAAGACGAGAGACTACTACAAGGAGGTCGCCGAGGCCCTTCCCCAGGACGCCGTTATACTGACGGCGGGATGCGCCAAGTATCGCTACAACAAGCTGAACCTGGGAGACATAGGCGGCATTCCCAGGGTGCTAGACGCCGGTCAGTGCAACGATTCCTATTCGTTGGCCGTTATCGCCCTCAAGCTGAAGGAGGCCTTCGGCCTGGAGGACATCAACGAGCTGCCCATCTCCTACGATATCGCCTGGTACGAACAGAAGGCCGTGGCCGTTCTTCTGGCCCTGCTCTTTTTGGGGGTCAAGGACATCCGCCTCGGACCGACCCTTCCCGCCTTCCTCTCGCCCAACGTCGCCAAGGTGCTGGTGGACAACTTCGGCATAAGGGGAATCGGAACGGTGGAGGAGGACGTGGCCGCCATCATGGCGGGCAGGTGA
- a CDS encoding Crp/Fnr family transcriptional regulator — protein MEKAMERIPGFNGLSREESEKILSISILKKVRKKEIIFSDGEVGEGFFAVLRGRVRVYKMSEEGREVILHVCGPGDHFGQVSMFAGKNYPAWAQAMSDSELLLFPRRAFLDLLSREPQIALSMMSGLSSKMRELTLQVESLALKEVPGRLASYLIMLAEEKKSPGSLHLDIPKWQLASVLGTTPETLSRIFSDMTDRGLIDLDRRDVTLLDHTALRELAEHGRFYDDRAKKE, from the coding sequence ATGGAAAAGGCCATGGAGAGGATTCCCGGGTTCAACGGACTTTCCCGGGAGGAGAGCGAAAAGATACTCTCGATCTCCATACTCAAGAAGGTGAGAAAAAAGGAGATAATATTCTCCGACGGGGAGGTCGGGGAGGGGTTCTTCGCCGTGCTCAGAGGCAGGGTGAGGGTCTACAAGATGTCCGAGGAGGGGCGAGAGGTTATACTCCACGTCTGCGGCCCGGGAGACCACTTCGGCCAGGTGTCCATGTTCGCCGGGAAAAACTACCCCGCCTGGGCCCAGGCCATGTCCGACTCGGAGCTGCTGCTATTTCCTAGAAGAGCCTTTCTGGACCTGTTGTCCAGAGAGCCTCAGATAGCCCTGTCCATGATGTCCGGCCTTTCCTCCAAGATGAGGGAGCTGACACTACAGGTGGAGAGCCTGGCACTCAAGGAGGTTCCGGGGCGACTGGCGTCGTATCTCATCATGCTGGCGGAGGAGAAAAAATCTCCCGGAAGCCTGCATCTGGACATTCCGAAATGGCAGCTAGCCTCAGTTCTGGGGACCACCCCGGAGACCCTGTCTCGGATATTCTCCGACATGACCGATCGAGGGCTGATAGATCTGGACAGGAGGGACGTCACGCTTCTGGACCACACCGCCCTGAGGGAACTGGCGGAACACGGCAGATTCTACGACGACAGGGCCAAAAAAGAATAG